The DNA window ATCGCCGCCCGCCGAACCGCGATGGGGATGCGCCCGGCGTCAGCCTGGTAGTCGAGCACGCTGCCCCAGTCGACAACCGCAGACTCGAGGATCAGCCCGGAGACGAGATCGGCTCGCTCGGCCCTGAGCGCTGCCTGAAGGGAGATCACCCCGCCCATCGACCAGCCCATGAGGACGACAGTTTTCGCGCCGTGCGTCGCGGCGAACTCGAGAGCGGCCTCGACATCCTGCCATTCGGTATCACCGAGCCCGTAGAGCCCGTCGCTGCTCGGCGGCGCGTCGCCGTCGTTGCGGTAGGAGATGAGCAGAGCCGTGCACCCTGACTCGTGCAGCACAGGCACCGCGCGAAGGCATTCACTGCGCGTCGTCCCCCTGCCGTGCACGGCGATGACCCAGCGCTCGGACTCAGGCTCGGCGGGAAACAGCCAGGCGGGTGCCGGTCCAACCTCGGTCTGGACGATTTCCTCGCTCCACGGGAGTCCGAGTTCGTCAGGTCGCGAGTAAAACCAGCCGCTGAAGGTCGCCGGCCCGGACGAGGGCAGGCCGTCGAGCTCGTCTCTGTCGTTGAGCAGGGCGCGAGTGACGGTGGACGCATTCTGGGACAGGATCGGGCCGAGCTTCAGGTAGCGTCCGTCCGGACCGAACCAGAGGCCGTATTTTCCGGGCAGTTCGGTATCCGGGTTGCGGACGAGGGTGATCGTCGCCGCGCGAGGGTCGAGTGATGTAACTACCGTCTCCTGCGCCCGCTTCGTCGCCGGTGTCACGACGCGCCGTGCAACAGCGGAGACCAGGAGTACGGATGCCGTCGCGGCTGTGGCGATGAACCCGCCGATGGTCAGTGAGATTTTCAGTGCCGCTCGTCGCGGACGTGTGACCGGCTCGACGGCGTGGCTGTGACGATTCATTGGGAAGTAACTCTAGTCTGCAAGCGTGGCAGACAGACTCACAGGCGCCGACGTTCCGGCGGCCTTCGCCCGTGCACTCGAATCGGTGCGCGGCGCCCAGGCACGCCCCGAACTCAGCGTTCACGAAATTCCTGCCCCCGGCAACCTGGCGCCATTCGCCGTCGCGCTCGCAGCCGATGTCACCCCGACCAGGCACGGCGCGGACTCCGAGCTCGGCACCGGGCGGTTCATCCTGCTCTACGACCCGGAAGAGCCGGAGGCGTGGGGCGGACCGTTCAGGGTCGTATGTTTCGCCCAGGCCCCACTCGAAACAGAGATCGGTCTCGACCCTTTCCTCGCCGACGTGGCGTGGTCGTGGCTCGTTGACGCTCTCAACGCCCGGGGTGCCCAGTACGCCTCCGCGTCGGGAACGGCAACAAAGATCCTGTCGACCGGGTTCGGCGAACTCGCGGCACAGCCCGACGGCGCCCAGATAGAGTTGAGGGCGTCCTGGACGCCGCTCGAAGCCGATGTGTCCTCCCACGTGGAAGGCTGGGGCGAGCTGCTGTGCATGCTCGCCGGGCTTCCGCCAACAACCGAAGGTGTAACCCTGTTGTCTAGCCGCAGGACGGCACGTGACTGACCGTCACGTCATCGATAGCGAGGACGAGTACCTCGACGCAATCACGAAGATCGAAGCGGGTCACGGACCAATCGCTGTCGATGCTGAGCGAGCGAGCGGATACCGCTACTCCCAGCGCGCGTACCTGATCCAGGTCTTCCGTCGCGGAGCCGGCGTGTTCCTCTTCGACCCACCGGCGATCGGCAGGTTCGACGCACTCAACGCCGCCATTCGCGACGAAGAGTGGATCATCCACGCAGCAAGCCAGGATCTGGCCTGCCTCCGAGAGGTCGGTCTCGACCCCAGCCGGATCTTCGACACCGAGCTTGCCAGTCGGCTTCTCGGTCTTGATCGCGTTGGTCTCGGCTCCGTCGTCGAAGAGCTTCTCGGCATCCACCTCGCGAAGGAGCACTCCGCCGCAGACTGGTCAACACGGCCGCTCCCCGAGTCATGGCTCGAGTACGCAGCCCTCGACGTTGAACTTCTCGTCGACGTGCGCGACAAGCTCGATGCCCTGCTCACCGAGTCAGGCAAGCAGGAAATCGCCGCTCAGGAGTTCGAGGCGACCAGGCTCCGCCAGCCCAAACTCGTTCGCCAGGATCCCTGGCGCCGGTTGTCCGGCCTTCACGGCGTGCGCGGCGCCAGGAACCTCGCCGTCGCACGTGAACTCTGGACGGCTCGTGACACCCTCGCACGGGAACGGGACGTAGCCCCCGGCCGCCTGGTCCCGGATGCCTCGCTCGTCGCCGTGGTCAAGACCCAGCCACGCTCGAGCGCAGCGCTCGCCGCCATGCGCGACTTCAAGGGCCGCGCGAGCCGTACCGACCTTCCTGTGTGGTGGGCGGCTCTCGAGCGGGGACTCACCACCGATGACCTCCCGCCGCTCCGTCCGGCGTCGAGCGATGTCCTCCCTCCGGCCCGGAGCTGGTCTGAACGCAATCCTGAAGCTGACGCGAGGCTCAAGGCCGCGCGAACAGCGCTCGCCGTCGTCGCTGAATCGCTCTCGATTCCGCTGGAGAACGTCCTCACCCCCGAGATGCTCCGTCGCCTCGCGTGGACTCCCCCCGTACCGCTCGACGCCGCGACGGTGGGCGATGCGCTCCGTGAACTCGGTGCTCGCGAGTGGCAAATTGAAGCTACTGCACAGACGATCGCCCTCGCCTTTGTAGAAGGTAACCAAACGGCATCCGAACCGCAGAAAAGCGAGTCGTAGGAAGGGTCAAAGGATGCGGCGGAGATTTTCGCCGCTCCTAGGATCGAATCCGAATCCGAAATTGGGAGGCAAAGTGGCCGAAATAGCTGACGTCTTTTTTGTTGATGGTGTGCGGACCCCCTTTGGTCGCGCCGGACAAAAAGGAATGTACTGGAACACCCGTGCAGACGACCTGGTCGTCAAGGCGATGATCGGGTTGCTCGAACGCAACCCCGATGTTCCC is part of the Mycetocola zhujimingii genome and encodes:
- a CDS encoding HRDC domain-containing protein, translated to MTDRHVIDSEDEYLDAITKIEAGHGPIAVDAERASGYRYSQRAYLIQVFRRGAGVFLFDPPAIGRFDALNAAIRDEEWIIHAASQDLACLREVGLDPSRIFDTELASRLLGLDRVGLGSVVEELLGIHLAKEHSAADWSTRPLPESWLEYAALDVELLVDVRDKLDALLTESGKQEIAAQEFEATRLRQPKLVRQDPWRRLSGLHGVRGARNLAVARELWTARDTLARERDVAPGRLVPDASLVAVVKTQPRSSAALAAMRDFKGRASRTDLPVWWAALERGLTTDDLPPLRPASSDVLPPARSWSERNPEADARLKAARTALAVVAESLSIPLENVLTPEMLRRLAWTPPVPLDAATVGDALRELGAREWQIEATAQTIALAFVEGNQTASEPQKSES
- a CDS encoding alpha/beta hydrolase family protein; protein product: MNRHSHAVEPVTRPRRAALKISLTIGGFIATAATASVLLVSAVARRVVTPATKRAQETVVTSLDPRAATITLVRNPDTELPGKYGLWFGPDGRYLKLGPILSQNASTVTRALLNDRDELDGLPSSGPATFSGWFYSRPDELGLPWSEEIVQTEVGPAPAWLFPAEPESERWVIAVHGRGTTRSECLRAVPVLHESGCTALLISYRNDGDAPPSSDGLYGLGDTEWQDVEAALEFAATHGAKTVVLMGWSMGGVISLQAALRAERADLVSGLILESAVVDWGSVLDYQADAGRIPIAVRRAAIAAISNGWGRALTGQHTAVNFPALNMVDRADELTIPMLVLHSDDDGFVPADGARRLAEKRSDLATFVPFSTARHTKLWNFDPDRWNQSIREWLAEH
- a CDS encoding DUF3000 domain-containing protein, with amino-acid sequence MADRLTGADVPAAFARALESVRGAQARPELSVHEIPAPGNLAPFAVALAADVTPTRHGADSELGTGRFILLYDPEEPEAWGGPFRVVCFAQAPLETEIGLDPFLADVAWSWLVDALNARGAQYASASGTATKILSTGFGELAAQPDGAQIELRASWTPLEADVSSHVEGWGELLCMLAGLPPTTEGVTLLSSRRTARD